The following proteins are encoded in a genomic region of Hippocampus zosterae strain Florida chromosome 2, ASM2543408v3, whole genome shotgun sequence:
- the fmnl3 gene encoding formin-like protein 3 isoform X4, whose translation MGNIESVDGQSEMKHHILPLKVPMPDPTELEEKFAIVLNSMNLPPDKARLLRQYDNEKKWDLICDQERFQVKNPPHTYIQKIRGYLDPGVTRKKFRRRVQESTKVLRELEISLRTNHIGWVREFLNDENRGLDVLVEYLSFAQCAVIYGSVTSSKTIKNSRLVSQKDDVHVCIMCLRAIMNYQYGFNMVMSHAHAVNEIALSLNNKSSRTKALVLELLAAVCLVRGGHEIILSAFDNFKEVCKEKHRFERLMDFFRSEEGNIDFMVACMQFINIVVHSVEDMNFRVHLQFEFTKLGLDDYLEKCKHTESDKLSVQIQAYLDNVFDVGGLLEDAETKNAALEKVEELEEHLSHVTEKLLEVENETMMKVADLEKVLLQKDKDLQAIRETYESTNTQVNTLRRVLKEKDAAFQRHFNIEKRLLELEQQGTIRLHKKPDGDITIVPLGVGGTAAVAGAGSGGGDLAIPLADIGKLPLASVSAVSEAGVLDPSLPPASEAPPPPPPPPPPPPPLPSATGRLNAPPPPPPPPLAPPLPEASPSVILSVGLSAIRIKKPIKTKFRLPVFNWTALKPNQINGTVFNEIDDERVLEELDLERFEELFKTRAQGPIVDLTCTKSKVAQKTVNKVTLLDANRSKNLAITLRKANKTTEEICKAIEKFDLKALPVDFVECLMRFLPTEAEVKVLRQYERERRPLDQLADEDRFMLLFSKIERLTQRMNIITFVGNFADNVNMLTPQLNAIIAASGSVKSSLKLKRMLEIILALGNYMNSSKRGCVYGFKLQSLDLLLDTKSTDRKMTLLHYIALIVKEKYLELANFYNELHFVDKAAAVSLENVLLDVRELGKGMELIRRECSLHDHSVLKGFVQASDAQLDKLQRDAKTAEEAFNHVVNYFGESAKTTPPSVFFPVFVRFIKAYKDAVEDNEQRKKQEEAMREKLLAQEAKQHGPKVQSQKKRHQQQELIAELRKRQAKDHRPVYEGKDGTIEDIITVLKSVPFTARTAKRGSRFFCEANLCDDANC comes from the exons AACTCTATGAACCTGCCTCCAGACAAAGCCCGGCTCCTCAGGCAATATGACAATGAGAAGAAGTGGGACCTCATTTGTGACCAG GAAAGGTTTCAAGTGAAGAATCCACCTCACACTTACATCCAGAAAATACGAGGCTACTTAGACCCCGGTGTCACCAGAAAG AAGTTCCGCAGGAGGGTACAAGAGTCCACCAAAGTCTTGAGGGAACTGGAGATATCTTTGAGGACAAACCACATTGG GTGGGTGAGGGAGTTCCTCAACGATGAGAACAGAGGCCTTGATGTCTTGGTGGAGTACCTCTCCTTTGCCCAGTGTGCTGTCAT CTATGGCTCAGTCACCAGCAGTAAAACCATCAAGAACTCCCGACTTGTCAGCCAGAAGGATGACGTGCATGTGTGCATCATGTGCTTGAGAGCCATTATGAACTACCAG TATGGCTTCAATATGGTCATGTCTCATGCACATGCAGTCAATGAAATTGCTCTCAGTCTGAACAATAAGAGCTCACG gacaaaggCCTTGGTTCTTGAGCTGCTGGCTGCCGTCTGCCTCGTTCGAGGAGGTCACGAGATCATCCTGTCAGCGTTTGACAACTTCAAAGAG GTCTGTAAGGAGAAGCATCGTTTCGAGCGCCTGATGGATTTCTTCCGCagtgaggagggaaacatcgacTTTATG GTTGCTTGCATGCAGTTCATCAACATCGTGGTCCACTCAGTGGAGGACATGAACTTCAGAGTCCACCTGCAGTTCGAATTCACCAAGCTCGGACTGGATGACTATCTGGAG AAATGTAAGCACACCGAGAGTGACAAGCTGTCGGTGCAGATCCAGGCCTACCTGGACAACGTGTTCGACGTGGGTGGTCTGCTGGAAGATGCCGAGACCAAAAATGCAGCACTGGAAAAGGTGGAGGAACTGGAGGAGCACCTGTCTCAT GTGACAGAAAAGCTTCTGGAGGTTGAGAATGAAACGATGATGAAGGTGGCTGACTTGGAGAAGGTGCTCCTCCAGAAAGATAAAGATCTTCAAGCAATACGG GAGACGTACGAGTCGACCAACACGCAGGTCAACACCCTCAGGAGGGtgctgaaggagaaggacgCCGCCTTCCAGAGGCACTTCAACATTGAGAAGCGGCTTCTGGAGCTGGAGCAGCAAGGCACCATCCGCCTGCACAAGAAGCCCGATGGAGACATCACCATCGTGCCGCTCGGCGTGGGCGGCACGGCCGCAGTGGCGGGCgctggcagcggcggcggcgacctTGCCATCCCCCTAGCCGATATTGGGAAGCTCCCTTTGGCTTCGGTCTCAGCCGTATCGGAAGCAGGGGTACTGGATCCCAGTTTGCCCCCGGCCAGTGAAGCTCCACCCCCGCCACCTCCAccacctccgcctcctcctccgcttccTTCTGCCACAG GCCGCCTCaatgcaccaccaccaccccctccgCCTCCTCTCGCTCCTCCTCTGCCCGAAGCTTCTCCTTCGGTCATCCTGAGTGTGGGTCTCTCGG CCATTCGAATCAAGAAGCCCATCAAGACTAAGTTCCGCCTTCCAGTGTTTAACTGGACCGCCTTAAAGCCCAATCAGATCAACGGCACCGTTTTTAATGAAATTGATGATGAACGGGTGCTCGAA GAACTGGATTTGGAGAGGTTTGAGGAGCTGTTTAAAACACGTGCGCAAGGTCCGATTGTGGATCTGACGTGCACAAAGAGCAAAGTTGCTCAGAAGACGGTCAACAAAGTGACGCTACTGGACGCCAACCGCTCCAAGAACTTAGCCATCACGCTGAGGAAGGCAAACAAGACCACAGAGGAGATCTGCAAAGCCATTGAGAA ATTTGACCTGAAGGCCTTACCGGTGGACTTTGTGGAGTGCCTGATGCGCTTCCTACCCACGGAAGCAGAGGTCAAGGTCCTACGTCAGTACGAACGGGAGCGGCGTCCACTGGACCAGCTGGCCGATGAGGACCGCTTCATGCTCCTGTTCAGCAAGATTGAGAGGCTCACGCAGAGGATGAACATCATCACCTTCGTCGGGAACTTTGCCGACAACGTCAACATGCTCACGCCGCAGCTCAACGCAATCATCGCCGCTTCCGGTTCGGTCAAGTCCTCGCTAAAGTTAAAAAGAATGCTCGAG ATTATTCTCGCCTTGGGCAACTATATGAATAGCAGCAAGCGAGGGTGTGTCTATGGCTTCAAATTGCAAAGTCTTGATCTG CTGCTGGACACCAAGTCCACAGACAGGAAAATGACGCTGCTCCACTACATAGCTCTCATTGTGAAGGAGAAATATCTGGAGCTGGCCAATTTCTACAATGAACTGCACTTTGTGGATAAAGCTGCAGCAG TGTCACTGGAAAATGTTCTGCTGGATGTGCGGGAGCTGGGAAAAGGCATGGAGCTGATCCGGAGAGAATGTAGTCTCCATGACCACTCGGTCCTTAAGGGCTTTGTCCAGGCGAGTGACGCCCAGCTGGATAAGCTGCAGAGGGATGCCAAGACAGCAGAG GAAGCCTTCAATCATGTGGTGAACTACTTTGGAGAGAGCGCCAAGACCACTCCACCGTCTGTGTTCTTCCCCGTGTTTGTGCGCTTTATCAAGGCCTACAAG GATGCCGTGGAGGACAACGAACAAAGGAAAAAGCAGGAGGAAGCCATGAGAGAAAAGTTACTGGCTCAAGAGGCTAAACAGCATGGCCCGAAG GTGCAGTCCCAAAAGAAGAGGCACCAGCAGCAGGAGCTGATTGCAGAGCTGCGCAAGCGGCAGGCCAAAGACCACCGGCCCGTGTACGAGGGCAAGGACGGCACCATTGAGGACATCATCACAG TACTGAAGAGCGTGCCATTCACAGCCCGCACGGCTAAACGCGGCTCACGGTTCTTCTGTGAGGCCAACCTCTGCGACGATGCCAACTGCTAG